One genomic region from Engraulis encrasicolus isolate BLACKSEA-1 unplaced genomic scaffold, IST_EnEncr_1.0 scaffold_1001_np1212, whole genome shotgun sequence encodes:
- the LOC134441948 gene encoding uncharacterized protein LOC134441948, which yields MDGRGRKRYTLAEIHAQLFDDGGNETEDDAVSEADSTDSALQAFEDGIDVVLDFEETSDSDDGNTSDDPLEGTSTAPHPAASPTPPAASPTPPAASSVRMSGRRRDLHPAPTPCPPPVSRGKRPSKASAPTPCPPPPSSGATSGKRTSQAPASTPSRPAKRASLGPPPQDSDFWRDATSEDVEPPPLPFRPRRPPGPQLDPQVDYRPLDLFLLFFSKDVVRTLCRHTNLHAAKRAAQGRKRKWVDIEPEEMYRFIGLVIYKGLMKLPEMRDGWRKDRLHSFPFPASVMPGYRYEVIFSTLHMSDPAVDAANDQLKGQPGHDGLCRLRPLHDDLLTACRAYFHPLQNLSVDERMVLANGALVWTVL from the exons atggatggacgcggtaggaagcgctatactttggccgaaatccacgctcaactttttgatgacggcgggaatgagacagaggatgatgcggtgtccgaagctgacagcaccgactcagcgcttcaggcgtttgaggacggcatagatgtcgtcctcgattt tgaggagacatctgactcggatgatgggaacacatctgatgaccctttggaagggacttcaactgccccacacccagctgcctctccaactcctccagctgcctctccaactcctccagctgccagcagtgtgcgcatgagtggcaggcgccgtgatctccaccctgctccaactccatgccctcctccagttagtcgtggtaagcgcccctcaaaagcctctgctccaactccatgccctcctccaccaagcagtggtgctacgagtggtaaacgcacctcacaagcccctgcctcaacgccaagccgtcctgcgaagcgtgcatccctgggtccaccgccgcaggactccgacttctggcgtgatgcaacgagtgaagacgtggagcctccaccgttgccatttcgacccaggcgccctccaggaccacagctggaccctcaggtagactaccggccgcttgacctgttcttattgtttttcagcaaggacgtggttaggaccctgtgcaggcataccaatctccatgctgcaaaaagggctgcacaaggacgaaagaggaagtgggtcgacatagagccggaggagatgtaccgcttcatcggattggtcatctacaagggattgatgaagttgccagagatgcgggacggatggaggaaggaccgccttcacagttttcccttccctgcatccgtcatgccagggtacagatacgaggtaatcttctcaacccttcacatgagtgacccggctgttgatgcagcaaatgatcagctgaagggccagcctgggcacgatggcctctgccgcctcaggccgctgcatgatgacctcctgacggcgtgcagggcttacttccacccgctccagaacctctcagtggatgagaggatggttctggctaacggggctctggtatggactgttttataa